The Rhizobium sp. BT03 genome has a window encoding:
- a CDS encoding rod-binding protein gives MAISPPSDLVLDVVKAADPMEVQAAQEKLKANRAAFAATSLAENGKGFSTTVDVLDHIGQKSGLNNIQNRTKAEEVPESYRKFEAMVLQNFVKSMLPSESEDVYGKGATGDIWKGMMAEQLGNTMAKGDGIGIAKQMYSEQLRRQEGKIVNASTDNDDRNTALSMIDDFQRKTFGTPTAEAKTDRTG, from the coding sequence GTGGCTATTTCGCCCCCCAGTGATCTGGTCCTGGACGTTGTCAAAGCTGCCGACCCCATGGAGGTTCAGGCGGCCCAGGAAAAATTGAAGGCAAATCGTGCGGCCTTTGCCGCAACGAGCCTCGCCGAGAACGGCAAGGGCTTCTCCACTACGGTCGATGTTCTCGATCATATCGGCCAGAAAAGCGGCCTCAACAACATCCAGAACCGCACCAAGGCCGAGGAAGTGCCGGAAAGCTACCGGAAGTTCGAGGCCATGGTTCTGCAGAATTTCGTCAAGTCCATGCTGCCGAGCGAAAGCGAGGACGTCTACGGCAAGGGCGCCACCGGCGATATCTGGAAAGGCATGATGGCCGAACAGCTCGGCAACACCATGGCCAAGGGCGACGGCATCGGCATCGCCAAGCAGATGTACAGCGAGCAGCTGCGCCGGCAGGAAGGCAAGATCGTCAATGCCTCGACCGATAACGATGACCGCAACACTGCGCTCAGCATGATCGACGACTTCCAGCGCAAGACATTCGGCACGCCGACCGCCGAAGCCAAGACCGATAGAACAGGATGA
- a CDS encoding WecB/TagA/CpsF family glycosyltransferase, whose product MNLIANFAVLASRRTIFDLPVCDLGWDDALVFINELASIPVGQTVVCFVNAHNMLTALRDDEYYRIMSHNLVLPDGIGLNIASQIAHGSPFPANLNGTDFVPAFLTFMEAPRRIGLIGGTRSVVEAAAENFRRHTPWHEFVVVSDGYFDKVDSTEVTEEIERQKLDILIVGMGTPLQEKWVHDNIRADHARLVLTVGALFDFVSGAVPRAPKTVRMMRMEWAYRLLQEPTRLWRRYVIGIPVFLFHVLRYRFQRRERILSHPEEPATALQPRSDHKKAS is encoded by the coding sequence ATGAATCTGATTGCAAACTTCGCGGTGCTCGCATCGCGGCGGACGATCTTCGATCTGCCGGTCTGCGATCTCGGCTGGGACGATGCCCTCGTTTTCATCAACGAGCTGGCCTCCATTCCCGTCGGCCAGACCGTGGTTTGCTTCGTCAACGCCCACAACATGCTGACGGCGCTGCGCGACGACGAATATTACCGGATCATGTCGCACAATCTGGTGCTGCCGGATGGCATCGGCCTCAACATCGCATCGCAGATCGCCCATGGTTCGCCGTTCCCCGCCAATCTGAACGGCACCGATTTCGTGCCGGCCTTCCTGACCTTCATGGAGGCTCCGCGCCGCATCGGCCTGATCGGCGGCACGCGTTCGGTCGTCGAGGCGGCGGCGGAAAATTTCCGCAGGCATACGCCCTGGCATGAATTCGTCGTCGTTTCCGACGGTTATTTCGACAAGGTCGATTCCACTGAGGTCACCGAGGAGATCGAGCGTCAGAAGCTCGACATCCTGATCGTCGGCATGGGAACGCCGCTGCAGGAGAAATGGGTCCACGACAATATCCGTGCCGATCATGCGCGCCTGGTGCTGACGGTCGGCGCCCTCTTCGACTTCGTTTCCGGCGCCGTTCCCCGCGCACCGAAGACGGTGCGGATGATGCGTATGGAATGGGCCTATCGCCTGTTGCAGGAGCCGACGCGCCTCTGGCGCCGCTACGTCATCGGTATCCCGGTCTTTCTCTTCCATGTGCTGCGCTATCGCTTCCAGCGGCGTGAAAGGATCCTCAGCCATCCGGAAGAGCCCGCCACCGCGCTGCAGCCGCGGTCAGACCACAAGAAAGCAAGCTGA